The following DNA comes from Nicotiana sylvestris chromosome 10, ASM39365v2, whole genome shotgun sequence.
TTGGTCTTAGGACAGTGAGTGATGGTGATGCTATTTCCATCTTTGGTGCCAACCGTATCTGGATCGATCATTGTACTTTAACTAAGGGTGCTGATGGCCTCATTGATGCAATCATGGCTTCCACTGCTATCACCATTTCTAACTGCAAATTCAATCATCATAACGACGTAAGTTTTTCTCCTCTCCTATTCTTAGCAGGCACATTTCAACTGTGTTCAATAAGTCAGATTCTTAGATAAGATGtctaaatgaaaaaaaattgacaAGTTTAGGGGGTTGTCGTCTGTCGATTTGTATTTGGCCTAATGACAACAAATGATGATTCAGGTGATGCTTTTGGGAGCAAATGATGCCTTTCCTCAAGATAAAATCATGCAAGTTACAGTTGCATTCAATCGGTTCGGAAAGGGATGTATTCAGAGGATGCCAAGGTGCAGATGGGGATTCTTCCATGTTGTCAACAATGACTATGCAAAATGGGAAATGTATGCAATTGGTGGCACTGCTAATCCCACCATTATTAGCCAGGGTAACCGCTTCAAGGCTTCCAACAATCCAAACACTAAAGAGGTATGCATAACATTCTAATCactttttttttataacaatagTGGTGTCTGTCGGTGATTTCACCGAGTATCTGCTACCTCCAATCAGTACATATACCAGATAGTACCTGCTTACCAAGGCTTAAGCATATGCGAATAAATCAAACTAACATTTCTTGTCCAATCACATATTGATATGTCCTCTTAGATTGTCCAATCACATATGTGACCAGGAAGTCacggttcgagccgtggaaataacctcttgcagaaatgcagagtaaggctgcatacaatagacccttgtgattCGGCCTttcccggaccccgcgcatagcgggagcttagtgcatcgggTTGCCCTGCCTTTAGAATGTAGCATAAGGCTAACATAAACAGTTTTTCAGTTTAAACAGTAGAGAGTTATCATTCCCTTTTGTGGCATATTGCATGTGAAATTGCTAACATAAAGTATGCTAAATGAAGGTGACAAACCGGAATGGCGCCCCAGAATCTCTGTGGAGAAACTGGCAATGGAGATCTGAGGGGGATTTGTTCTTGAACGGAGCCTACTTTAGGGAGTCCGGACCAGATATCAAGCATACTCCATTCACAGAACACACCAGCATCAAGTTTGAGCCTGCTAAATTTGTCGGCAGACTCACTCGCAAAGCTGGTGTAATCAAGTGCAAGATTGGAAAAGCATGCTAGCCAATGTTCTATATTTATGTACATAATACTAATATATAAACCATATGTACATTTCACTTTTTTGGGGTTGACATGGAGCCGAAGATTTTTTTGGGGTTCTTTTACAGTAAGAGAAGAAAGAAATGGCTGAGACATCTATCTGTTGTCTCGTTGTTTTCTCAGTTTTTTTCTACgggtttttcttttttgctttttccTGGCTGGTTTGCTCTATAGGGAAAAACAGTTAGGagagggagaaaaggaaaaaaagtggGTTCTGGTGAGAGATCAAGTTTATTTTTTGTAACAGAAAGTTTTGATTTATGATTTCTAATAAATGTAAATTTCCCTGTTTGAATTTCAATATAGGCTACATGTGTCCCCAAGAGTGAAATTTATTGTATCAACCCCTATTCTTTTACGTAGTAATAAAGGCATAATGCTGATATATTTGTACTTTGTTTAAGAAAATATGGATTTCAAGAACAGATATATGcagcacaacctatcaaatacgACTCGTACGTGTTCTCATGCAAAAATCAACCATGTTATTTGTCACAGCTTTATATGCAAATTTTACATATCCTTAGAGCGAATTGATCCAATGTTTTCAATCGAACAAACATTTAAAACGGAGAACTATCAGAAAAGAAACAGAATATTGGATTAATTGATATATGTGAACAAAGTCAGACATAAGGAATTTCCTTACAAAGAACTATCTTCTTTTGGAGTTGTTTTTATGAAGACATGTCCGAGCATTGTGCCCTTTCCCTAAGCACACACTGCAGCTATAAGTTCTCTTTGCCCGAGTAGCAGAACTATTGATTGTAGCAACAACTTTAGTCTCATTCTTCTTTTGGTTGCATGTCCTTCTATTATGGCCAGTTCTTCGACACTTGCTGCAATGATGGTTAATCTTGACCATCTTCTTCGGTACAATTAAGCTTGACTTTAAGCAGGTTCTTCTGTTATGACCCTTTGCTCCACATAATCGACATCTATAACGTCTATCTGTATTGTCTCGAATTTCTGGACAGTAGTTGCTCCTATGCCCTTCCTGTCCACAATTTTTACAGTAAAATTTCACCCCTGCAATTAGATAAATCAGCTATTAACTTCTTCTTGAGAGAAACATGCTCTCATTAAACAATTCTCAAACAAAAAAGCATATCGAATTCAGTATAAACAGAAGACCTTAATGAGAGCACCACTTGATATTCAGGAAAATGTACCAAGACATTGGCTTTTCTGATAAGTGAAAAGGATAATAATGTGAGTGATCCATATCAAATccagaaccccccccccctccccaaaACCCCCTACAGAAAATGCCAATAAGATGTAGTGCTTGAATATCAAGAGCTATATGCAATATTTATGCCGCAAAAGCCAAATGGTGAACTCAACTTTTTGCGACAGGTAAATGAAGGGAAACAAGAATAAAATCTTTCCATGTTTAAGTGTTTAATGGTTTACAGTAATCATTTTCTGTAGTGTAATAGTTCAAGACCATTAACAGAACATTAAGGGGTCGTTTTTGACATCTTCAGTACAACTATGATATAATCAAAGAAGAAAGCAAAACTACCATTATTTTAAGTGTGACATGAGCAAAAACTTTATAGACCTTTCATGGATATACTTCTCTTGCGACGGTTATCTGGATCACGGAAGTAATCTTTCATGGAATCGGAGGCACGTTTTCTAGCAGCAGGCGTCCCCTTTGCTTTCTGCATAACAAGTATTATGTCGAATTAAAACTTTAAGGTTTGGCTGAAGCAATGTTGAGAAAATACTCTCCCCATTCTACCTCATCTATTCCAATCATTATCTGCAATTTATGTTAGTTTTACATCATGATTGATAACTTTAAATGACTTTTTAACATGTTGCATACTTCTCTCGTAGGAAAAATCAGACCGACATGCTCCGTGCAGTAACTTATAATGAGTTAGCAGAACTTGCATAGCTAGAGGTCAATCATTTAGATATGAAGTTGATAAGTCAAACCTTAATAGCAGCTACTCTTTGTGCATGAAGCGTGGGATCGCCATGGATAATCTTCATTCTCTTACTAAATAGTCCAGTCTTTGCATTTAAGCTCTGCAATCATCCAACTAAACAAAAAAGATTATATTCAAGAATTGACGAATCCGTCTGAAGTTTAAGAATTTGCATAGGGATCCAAAGAATCATCCAAATGAAAGGTTCACTACATTGTCCATGCAATAATAATGGTGAAATAGAAACGTCAAAATAAGGAAACCAAGTGCCAATAGTTTGATTGAAGAAAAATTATGCTAGTGGAGAGGACAACTAGGGTactaaaagaaaaatgaatactAACTTTTAATGATCTGCTGATCTTCAAATTGACTTCTGTATTTGGAGATTGGTAGACACGCTTAGTTTTCCTCTTCGCATCAAGCTTTATGTCTAAGTTGTCCACTTCATCGTCTTCCTTTACTTTTAAAGGGGAACTGAAAAAGATCATGTAGGCTTCTTATAAGGCAACGTTACCTAAATTCCCCAAGAAATATTGCTTGTAATATAAATAGGAAGAAAGAAAGGTTACAACACAAGATGCCTGATGCAGAATATAAAACATGGTTAAGTAACTACATAAAACATAATGCCATACTTAAGCCAAATGTTCTCCACCTCAAACTGAAGAAGACTCACCCCTGAGTCGTTAGTGCTTTCTTCACCATAATAAGGAGAAAGATCAGAAAGATTGAAAGTTTCTGCTCACTCGACCCATAGGAATAGGGAGGAAGTCTCACAGATGGCAAGGTAAACATGTTGGTATATATCGAGTAGCACAATGATGAACTTGATTATAGAGCAAACTTATGTGCTCGATGTAATAATATTAAAGTGAGGACACATGACTTTCGCAAAATGGAATCTGATTGAAACATGAAGCAGGAAATATTTACCTTGACCGAGCTTTCTCCCAAGGCCTTTCGTCGATAGACTCTTCCCAAATGACACAATCTCCACTGCACTGATGACAAGTCATCATACCCTGCCGTACATGAAAACTTCTATTAAGAACATAGCTCTTGTATAGATGAGCATCGCATCGATATTCCAGCAGACATATCAAGTGTATGTTTAGGTAAGTTTAGAGCTCACTCCCACCTGTCCCAAATAGTAGTCGCTTACGCAAATGGAATATATCTCAAAATATTTGACGTTTTAGAAAAACAAGAAATCATTTATTACTTTCTTTTTTTGCGAACCTACCCTTACTGTTCGTCTGTTCCAATTAGTGGAGTGTTAATCAAGTGAGAtgtttaatttaaacaaatagagcACATTTTTACGATTAAGGCTATTAAATGTCTTTCTTAAGGGGTGTACAACAAAGTTGCTCGAACTGTTCACCGTTGATGCCGCACCTGTGTCGATACGATGTGGGTATGGTAGTAGGTGTGGGATCTGTATCGAATTTGGTCAAcaattttgggtactttgaccaaAATCAATAAAGGAATTCGGGACAAATACAATGATTTTTGAAATCAAAACAAAAGTTAgggtgaaattgaagaaaatggaaTATCTTGTATATAGAAACTTCTATGTCGGtcattttccttttctcttcTTCTCGGATACTACTCTTGAtccttatttgttttttttttcggaataccTTGTATGATTTCCACATAATGTCTCATAATGGAGACATATTTTTATAGCTCTATTTTTagatatttgaattatttttagccgCACCCGTATCTTAAGATTTAGATCATGAAAGATCCGACCTCTAGATCCACACCCGTATCGGATACCCACACccgagtccgagcaacttaggtgTACAATAACCTTTAAAGACAGATAATATGAACCGGAGGTATGGCACACATAAGCCAGAAAAGAAGTTACCTTTCCATTACACAATGAACAATCTAAACTGGATCTCTCTATTCCACATTCAATACAAGGAGTGTAGCCCCTTCCCCTGCAGCTCGGGCACGGCAATTCTCTTATATATTGGCCGTTTGGGCCAAACCATGATCTTGGACTCGACGCACTAGAAACAACCTTCCTGGAAAATGAATAAAAGCAGGTCATAGGAATGCAGATGGAAGATCAATAGTTAACTTACTCAATAGATAATTACGAGTAAATACGTGAAAAGGGGTTCCTTATCATGAGGAAGGGGTATAGAATTTATGCTTCAATTATCAAAATAACCAGCCTATGCAGATTTCAATGACTATAGCAGCAACAAAACATAATCCATGAACTAATGCAAGCAATTAAATAGaaacagaagaaaaagaagaagctaaAACCTTGGCTGCAAATCAGCAGCAAGTCCAAAGAGCTCCTCTGAAGGGTCATACATAACCTGTTAATAGAACAAGTGAAATGTAAGCCCTCTTAAGTCTTATCATACAATATTTCAAGAAACAAAAGGCTAATTTCACCTATAGTCATTTAACTTTATCTACTTATAAAAGTTAAAGTCACAAATGTCGCATTGAACTTTATTCACTATAACAGTTAAACTTTTCACACGGTAATAATAATGTCACAATTATATTTTGATGGTGCATTTACTTGGAAGGGtagccttggagcaacggtaaagttttCTCCGCGTGATCTGTATATCACGAGTTCGAGCTATGAAAGCAGCCACTAGTGCTTGCATTAGAATAGACTGTCTATATTATACTTTTTGCGGTACGGTCCTTCCGCAAGATCTACTTAATCGCGGGATGCCTTGTGCATCATACCCATTATCCACTATATCAATTAAGCCACTAAATTTTACCCATTATGACGATATGCCACTATTGTACTTCACCACTAAGTAAAGTTAATACATTTTACCACCATAGTTTAGTTACTATACTTTCATAGTCGGTGAAGCTCAAGCTCAGTTgcttaaatgtgacaaaaaataatTATGTGACTTTAGTGTTATAATCTTTAACGTGACCAAAAATAATTTTGCGACTTTAATGGTATATTGGATAAGAAACAGCACATTTCATCTCATTTCTCTGCCATAAGTTAGTATATGTCTATGTAAAAACAGAAGAGACTAAAAAAATAATAGTACCTGATTTTGTTTGATGGGTTTGACAGAATCATCATCAGTAAAAGAAGAGAAGATTGGAAAATAAAGGAAGTTAAGTTTTGTCTTAGAAGGAGGCAAAATCCAGTAGTGCAAGTTCTTGTTACAGTATCTCCATTGAGGCAACATTACCCGAAATGATGAACATAATGCTGCTGACATTCTTGCTATAGTTCATGGAAAGTAATGATAGATTACCTTGAATTGAAACAGCAGAGAGATTTAGTTTGGAGATGTTTTTGATCTTATAAAGAGTTATGTGGATGCAAAGTAGACAGCAAGATTTCATTGTTTTATCCTCTGC
Coding sequences within:
- the LOC104211054 gene encoding uncharacterized protein isoform X2, with the translated sequence MSAALCSSFRVMLPQWRYCNKNLHYWILPPSKTKLNFLYFPIFSSFTDDDSVKPIKQNQVMYDPSEELFGLAADLQPRKVVSSASSPRSWFGPNGQYIRELPCPSCRGRGYTPCIECGIERSSLDCSLCNGKGMMTCHQCSGDCVIWEESIDERPWEKARSSSPLKVKEDDEVDNLDIKLDAKRKTKRVYQSPNTEVNLKISRSLKSLNAKTGLFSKRMKIIHGDPTLHAQRVAAIKKAKGTPAARKRASDSMKDYFRDPDNRRKRSISMKEKPMSWYIFLNIKWCSH
- the LOC104211054 gene encoding uncharacterized protein isoform X3, producing MSAALCSSFRVMLPQWRYCNKNLHYWILPPSKTKLNFLYFPIFSSFTDDDSVKPIKQNQVMYDPSEELFGLAADLQPRKVVSSASSPRSWFGPNGQYIRELPCPSCRGRGYTPCIECGIERSSLDCSLCNGKGMMTCHQCSGDCVIWEESIDERPWEKARSSSPLKVKEDDEVDNLDIKLDAKRKTKRVYQSPNTEVNLKISRSLKSLNAKTGLFSKRMKIIHGDPTLHAQRVAAIKKAKGTPAARKRASDSMKDYFRDPDNRRKRSISMKGL
- the LOC104211054 gene encoding uncharacterized protein isoform X1, producing MSAALCSSFRVMLPQWRYCNKNLHYWILPPSKTKLNFLYFPIFSSFTDDDSVKPIKQNQVMYDPSEELFGLAADLQPRKVVSSASSPRSWFGPNGQYIRELPCPSCRGRGYTPCIECGIERSSLDCSLCNGKGMMTCHQCSGDCVIWEESIDERPWEKARSSSPLKVKEDDEVDNLDIKLDAKRKTKRVYQSPNTEVNLKISRSLKSLNAKTGLFSKRMKIIHGDPTLHAQRVAAIKKAKGTPAARKRASDSMKDYFRDPDNRRKRSISMKGVKFYCKNCGQEGHRSNYCPEIRDNTDRRYRCRLCGAKGHNRRTCLKSSLIVPKKMVKINHHCSKCRRTGHNRRTCNQKKNETKVVATINSSATRAKRTYSCSVCLGKGHNARTCLHKNNSKRR